A DNA window from Betaproteobacteria bacterium contains the following coding sequences:
- a CDS encoding XRE family transcriptional regulator translates to MSKKHMGSSFEDFLKEDGTYEEITTQAIKRVLAWQIAEIMKAQGISKLEMARRMHTSRSQLDRFLDPDNDKVLLETVQRAASAIGKRVSISLEDTEPAPV, encoded by the coding sequence ATGAGCAAGAAACACATGGGCTCTTCCTTTGAGGACTTCCTCAAGGAAGACGGCACTTACGAAGAAATCACCACCCAGGCCATTAAACGTGTCCTGGCGTGGCAAATTGCCGAGATCATGAAGGCCCAGGGCATCAGCAAGCTGGAGATGGCGCGACGCATGCACACCAGCCGCAGCCAGCTTGATCGTTTCCTCGATCCTGACAATGACAAGGTGCTGCTGGAGACCGTGCAGCGCGCCGCGTCTGCGATCGGCAAACGGGTTTCTATTAGTCTCGAAGACACCGAACCCGCTCCGGTCTAG
- a CDS encoding type II toxin-antitoxin system RelE/ParE family toxin yields MSEKSRKRIPAVFYCSSTGTEPVRGWLKKLSAEDRRVIGLDIATIEFGWPVGMPVCRPIVSRRGLWEVRSTLNGGRIARVLFCIHGSQLVLLHGFIKKTQQTPDRDLDLAMKRKKEIER; encoded by the coding sequence ATGTCAGAAAAATCACGAAAAAGAATTCCTGCGGTCTTCTACTGCTCGTCAACCGGCACCGAGCCAGTGCGGGGCTGGCTTAAGAAATTATCTGCGGAGGACCGCCGCGTGATCGGGCTCGATATCGCAACGATTGAATTTGGCTGGCCGGTGGGAATGCCCGTCTGCCGCCCGATCGTCTCGCGCCGCGGCCTTTGGGAGGTCCGCAGCACGTTGAACGGGGGGCGCATCGCCCGTGTGCTGTTCTGCATCCATGGAAGCCAGTTGGTGCTTCTGCATGGATTCATCAAGAAGACGCAACAGACGCCGGACCGTGATCTGGATCTGGCGATGAAGCGAAAGAAGGAGATTGAACGATGA
- a CDS encoding HAMP domain-containing protein, producing the protein MIRFLRFSALNLTLGYIVLGIAVLASFATPLWIDWRHDIQAARIASIQEDFERMVDIFRREGVNALARSIDEQVGTRLASNRLVLFANPAFSRIAGNLTVWPPEITQSSGMFTLTMELGGSTVQTVFMPRTLPGGYNLLVGRDVTRFQHLESLFKLGFAGATGIIILLGILGGLQIRRVLLSEVHGISQTASAIVEGDLSRRLPTNGGRDELDMLAQTVNRMLDQIEQLVHGVRNVSNAIAHDLRTPLAELRSRLEELSVTRPSPGETFAEIESAVADVDRVIGIFHALLRLAEIDTGTRRSGFVQVDVARIASEAAEFYQPVAELKGVMLTFVSSGELTVAGDPLLLAQAIGNLIDNALKYAQEGGAITVQAIRRSDGAIEVSVSDDGPGIPDDEKLKVTERFYRGDASRGTEGVGLGLSLVAAVAKLHGGVLELTDNHPGLRATLIMFAANIHPSTLTGRLIQPT; encoded by the coding sequence ATGATTAGATTTCTGCGCTTTTCCGCCCTCAACCTCACGCTCGGTTACATTGTTCTGGGCATTGCGGTGCTCGCCTCGTTCGCCACACCCCTATGGATTGATTGGCGTCATGACATTCAGGCAGCGAGGATTGCGTCTATTCAGGAAGACTTCGAAAGGATGGTCGACATTTTTCGGAGAGAGGGCGTCAATGCCCTTGCTCGTTCGATAGATGAACAAGTGGGAACAAGGCTGGCATCCAACAGACTCGTGCTGTTCGCAAACCCTGCCTTTTCGCGCATTGCTGGCAATCTTACTGTCTGGCCCCCTGAGATTACCCAATCGTCCGGCATGTTCACGCTAACAATGGAACTAGGCGGTTCGACCGTACAAACGGTATTCATGCCCAGGACACTCCCCGGTGGATATAACCTTCTGGTCGGACGAGACGTCACCAGGTTTCAGCATCTGGAATCGCTGTTCAAGTTGGGGTTCGCGGGTGCAACGGGGATCATCATTCTGCTCGGAATTCTGGGCGGGCTACAAATTCGGCGTGTCCTTCTTTCCGAGGTACACGGCATCAGCCAGACCGCCTCTGCCATCGTCGAGGGAGACTTGTCCCGCCGTCTGCCGACGAACGGAGGGCGAGATGAACTGGACATGCTCGCACAAACGGTCAATCGCATGCTCGACCAGATCGAACAACTCGTGCATGGCGTTCGAAATGTTTCGAACGCGATTGCGCATGATCTGCGCACTCCGCTGGCGGAACTTCGCTCCCGACTGGAGGAGCTGTCCGTGACCCGGCCTTCCCCTGGCGAAACCTTTGCCGAAATCGAATCCGCGGTCGCCGATGTGGACCGGGTGATCGGAATCTTCCATGCCCTGCTACGCCTCGCCGAGATCGACACCGGCACGCGCCGTTCGGGTTTCGTTCAAGTCGATGTCGCCAGAATAGCTAGCGAGGCCGCCGAATTCTATCAACCCGTCGCGGAGCTCAAAGGAGTCATGCTCACCTTTGTTTCCTCAGGCGAGCTCACCGTAGCCGGCGATCCCCTCCTGCTCGCTCAAGCCATTGGAAACCTCATCGACAATGCGCTCAAGTATGCGCAGGAAGGGGGCGCGATCACGGTCCAGGCGATACGACGGTCGGATGGGGCCATTGAAGTCAGCGTCTCGGACGACGGTCCCGGCATCCCCGACGATGAGAAGCTTAAAGTAACCGAGCGCTTCTACCGCGGCGATGCGAGTCGTGGCACGGAAGGCGTGGGACTGGGGCTCAGCCTCGTGGCCGCTGTAGCAAAGCTCCACGGGGGCGTGTTAGAACTTACCGACAATCACCCAGGATTGCGGGCGACACTGATCATGTTTGCCGCTAACATCCATCCTAGCACTCTAACAGGACGCCTGATCCAACCAACGTAG
- a CDS encoding response regulator transcription factor, with product MKILCVEDNERVARFVKKGLIEAGHTVDHADNGRDGMFLAASEPYDVIIMDRMLPGNIDGLGIIEAVRKAGNKTPILILSALSDVDDRIRGLKSGGDDYLVKPFAFGELLARLDALVRRSQESNAETTLVVDDLCLNLVSRKVTRAGQAVILQPREFKLLEYLMRHANQVVTRTMLLENVWDYHFDPRTNVIDVHVSKLRQKIDAGSERALLRTIRNAGYMLTADD from the coding sequence ATGAAAATCCTGTGCGTGGAAGACAACGAGCGAGTGGCGCGCTTTGTGAAGAAAGGATTGATCGAAGCGGGACATACCGTGGATCACGCGGATAACGGGCGAGATGGCATGTTCCTCGCTGCCAGCGAGCCTTACGACGTGATAATCATGGATCGCATGCTGCCCGGGAATATCGATGGCCTGGGCATCATCGAAGCGGTGCGCAAGGCTGGGAACAAGACCCCGATCCTGATCCTGAGTGCCCTTTCCGATGTGGACGATCGCATCCGCGGTCTCAAGAGTGGCGGGGACGATTATCTCGTCAAGCCTTTTGCGTTCGGCGAGTTGCTGGCACGGCTCGACGCCCTTGTCAGGCGCTCGCAGGAGAGCAATGCGGAAACGACGCTGGTGGTCGATGACCTGTGCCTGAATCTCGTCTCGCGCAAGGTCACGCGCGCCGGTCAAGCCGTGATCCTTCAACCTCGTGAGTTCAAGCTTCTCGAATACCTGATGCGGCACGCCAATCAGGTGGTCACGAGAACCATGTTGCTTGAAAACGTCTGGGACTATCATTTCGATCCCCGCACAAACGTTATCGACGTCCACGTCAGCAAGCTGCGTCAGAAGATAGATGCGGGTTCGGAGCGAGCCCTGCTGCGCACCATCCGCAATGCAGGCTACATGTTGACGGCGGATGATTAG
- a CDS encoding TMEM165/GDT1 family protein — MMPWATSTPALSAAFLGALVEAVEALTIVLAIGTVRGWRPAGSGAFAGLAFLALIVIVLGPFLDRVPLSVLQLFIGILLLLFGMRWLRKAILRAAGVLPHYDETRIFATETAALRGQARRLEKRFDWFAALACFKAVLLEGLEVVFIVIAVGAGRGLLGPASIGALAACALVIAVGFVLRLPLARVPENTLKFAVGVMLSAFGVFWTGEGLGVPWPGEDLAILGFGALFLTVAVIAVALLRRPMGEASS; from the coding sequence ATGATGCCATGGGCAACCTCCACGCCAGCCCTCTCGGCGGCCTTTCTCGGTGCGCTTGTCGAAGCGGTCGAAGCGCTTACCATCGTGCTCGCCATCGGCACTGTTCGCGGCTGGCGTCCGGCAGGATCGGGTGCCTTCGCGGGTCTTGCGTTTCTTGCGCTGATCGTGATCGTACTCGGCCCGTTCCTCGATCGCGTTCCGCTGTCCGTCCTCCAACTCTTCATAGGCATTCTGTTGTTGCTGTTCGGCATGCGTTGGCTGAGAAAAGCGATCCTGCGCGCGGCGGGCGTCCTTCCCCATTATGATGAAACCAGGATATTCGCCACCGAAACGGCGGCATTGCGCGGGCAGGCTCGCCGCCTGGAGAAGCGCTTTGACTGGTTCGCCGCACTGGCGTGTTTCAAAGCAGTGCTTCTTGAAGGACTCGAGGTGGTATTTATCGTCATTGCCGTAGGCGCCGGCCGTGGTCTCCTGGGTCCTGCCAGCATTGGTGCGCTCGCCGCCTGCGCACTTGTCATTGCCGTCGGCTTCGTCCTGCGACTTCCACTCGCCCGCGTCCCCGAAAATACGCTCAAATTCGCCGTTGGCGTGATGCTGTCGGCGTTCGGTGTGTTCTGGACCGGCGAAGGACTTGGCGTGCCATGGCCGGGCGAGGACCTCGCCATCCTCGGCTTTGGGGCGCTGTTTCTGACGGTCGCGGTCATCGCTGTCGCGCTCCTGCGCCGGCCGATGGGCGAGGCCTCGTCATGA
- a CDS encoding DUF1275 family protein, translating into MFALNSKDTPTSDGAALVAGSLGTSWLPGVLSVVAGSTDIIGFLGLGGLFTAHITGNLAILAAHVASSGTAEVVQILSVPVFIVAVGLTRLLATGLESVGLATLRPLLLLQFLLLAGFFALSVAAGPHPDTTATNAILAGMIGVSAMAVQNALVQISLAGTPPTAVMTGNVTRLTMDVAEVLLGRDPDAVASARTRAKRTAQSIAGFAVGCGLGAMGEVAIGLWSLALPAGLALLALAMVLPPVASLRGRHFSLRRKTD; encoded by the coding sequence ATGTTTGCATTGAATTCAAAGGACACTCCGACAAGTGACGGCGCCGCGCTTGTCGCCGGTTCACTCGGCACGTCATGGCTTCCCGGCGTGCTTAGCGTCGTCGCCGGCAGTACGGACATCATCGGCTTCCTTGGCCTTGGTGGCTTGTTCACCGCTCACATCACCGGCAATCTGGCAATCCTGGCGGCGCACGTCGCGAGCAGCGGTACAGCCGAGGTCGTGCAAATATTGTCGGTTCCGGTCTTCATTGTGGCAGTCGGTCTGACGAGACTGCTGGCCACCGGCTTGGAATCGGTCGGGCTCGCCACGCTGCGCCCCCTGCTTCTCCTGCAGTTCCTGCTTCTCGCCGGTTTTTTCGCGCTTTCTGTCGCTGCCGGTCCGCACCCGGACACGACTGCAACGAACGCCATTCTCGCGGGCATGATCGGCGTTTCGGCGATGGCGGTGCAAAATGCACTGGTGCAGATCTCGCTGGCGGGGACGCCCCCCACAGCGGTGATGACAGGCAACGTCACCCGCTTAACCATGGACGTTGCCGAAGTCCTGCTGGGGCGCGATCCCGACGCCGTGGCCAGCGCGCGTACCAGGGCGAAGCGTACCGCGCAGTCCATTGCGGGCTTCGCCGTCGGCTGCGGTCTCGGAGCGATGGGCGAGGTCGCAATCGGACTATGGTCGCTCGCTCTGCCCGCAGGTCTTGCGCTGCTCGCGCTGGCGATGGTTCTGCCGCCCGTCGCTTCCCTGAGGGGAAGACACTTTTCATTGCGCAGGAAAACCGATTAA
- a CDS encoding efflux transporter outer membrane subunit, translating into MSPRSFIHRALTALVLALSAGCSLQPTYERPAAPVAGTFPSGAAYKAAQAGQAGTTLPAGDIGWRDFLRDAQLQRLMEIALADNRDLRVAMLNVEQVRAQYRIQRAALFPQVSGYADASRSRTPAGVSTSGKTTTTQTYEAGVSASWEIDFFGRLRSLSDAALQQYFASAYARQAAEILLVSQVADQYLTLLAFDEQMQVTQQTAKTAQASYDIVKLQFDTGTGTELALRQAQTVVELAQANYAAQVRGRAQAENALVLLIGRPLPADLPPPVRLGAQPILADIPEGLPSDLLTRRPDILQAEAILRSENANIGAARAAFFPTINLTGSLGTASASLSGLFGGGSTSWSLIPALSVPIFNAGALKASLDVAKIQKDIGIAQYEKAIQTAFREVSDGLAARGTYDDQVAATERYTAAQQRTFDLSTFRYRNGVDNYLTVLTAQIGLYDAQLTLVSTRLQRLTNLVDLYRALGGGWIQTTGDEPRPADTLAAGAPMHASDR; encoded by the coding sequence GTGAGCCCACGTTCCTTCATTCACCGCGCGCTTACGGCGCTCGTGCTTGCACTCTCCGCTGGCTGCTCGTTGCAGCCCACCTACGAGAGGCCGGCCGCGCCGGTAGCGGGAACCTTTCCATCGGGCGCCGCGTACAAGGCCGCGCAAGCCGGGCAGGCCGGCACGACTCTCCCGGCCGGGGACATCGGCTGGCGCGACTTCCTGCGCGACGCGCAGCTGCAGCGGCTGATGGAGATCGCGCTCGCCGATAACCGAGATCTGCGTGTCGCGATGCTGAACGTCGAGCAGGTTCGCGCGCAATACCGGATTCAGCGTGCGGCGCTCTTTCCCCAGGTATCAGGTTACGCCGACGCGTCGCGGTCGCGCACGCCGGCGGGAGTCTCGACCAGCGGAAAGACCACTACCACGCAGACCTACGAGGCCGGCGTCTCCGCCTCGTGGGAGATCGATTTCTTCGGCCGGCTGAGGAGCCTCAGCGACGCCGCGCTGCAGCAGTACTTCGCCTCGGCATACGCGCGGCAGGCCGCGGAGATCCTGCTCGTCTCGCAGGTCGCCGATCAATACCTCACGCTGCTCGCATTCGACGAGCAGATGCAGGTGACGCAGCAGACCGCAAAGACCGCGCAGGCCTCCTACGACATCGTGAAGCTGCAGTTCGACACCGGCACCGGCACCGAGCTCGCCTTGCGCCAGGCCCAGACCGTCGTCGAGCTGGCCCAGGCGAACTACGCGGCGCAGGTACGCGGCCGGGCGCAGGCCGAGAATGCGCTCGTGCTGCTGATCGGTCGGCCGTTGCCCGCCGACCTTCCGCCGCCGGTGCGCCTTGGGGCGCAGCCGATTCTCGCCGACATCCCGGAGGGCTTGCCGTCCGACCTGCTCACACGGCGTCCGGACATTCTTCAGGCCGAGGCGATCTTGCGCTCGGAGAACGCGAACATCGGTGCGGCGCGCGCGGCGTTTTTTCCCACCATCAACCTGACCGGCAGCCTAGGGACCGCCAGCGCGTCTCTCTCCGGATTGTTCGGCGGGGGCAGCACGTCCTGGTCGCTGATCCCGGCGCTCTCGGTCCCCATCTTCAATGCCGGAGCTCTCAAGGCCAGCCTCGACGTGGCGAAAATCCAGAAGGACATTGGCATCGCGCAGTACGAGAAGGCGATCCAGACGGCCTTCCGGGAAGTTTCGGATGGCCTTGCAGCGCGCGGGACCTATGACGACCAGGTTGCCGCGACCGAACGCTACACGGCGGCGCAGCAGCGGACGTTCGACCTTTCCACCTTCCGCTATCGAAACGGCGTCGACAACTATCTCACGGTGCTCACGGCGCAGATCGGCCTCTACGACGCGCAGCTCACGCTCGTCAGCACGCGGCTGCAGCGCCTCACCAACCTCGTCGACCTCTATCGGGCGCTCGGTGGCGGCTGGATCCAGACGACCGGCGATGAACCGCGGCCGGCCGACACTCTTGCGGCTGGCGCACCAATGCACGCGTCCGATCGATAA
- the tehA gene encoding dicarboxylate transporter/tellurite-resistance protein TehA, giving the protein MSINARGPWAPDISVPASFFGIVLGVIALGSDWRAAAGLWNLPHGIGEAIMLAGVCIWGVLVAGYAAKWMWHRDEALAEAAHPIQCCFIGLVPVSTLLVSTALLPYSRAAAIGLFALGAAGSLAFSVWRHGGLWKGGRDPSTTTPVLYLPAVAGSFVVATAAGALGWTAWGQLFFGAGLFAWLALESVILHRLLVADALAVPLLPTLGIQLAPPAVGLVAYLSVTDGDPGLVAQMLFGYALLQGLIVLRLLPWIRRQPFAPSYWAFTFGMGALSLAAERMVARGVAGPVTILAPVLFVVANVVIGSIAIGSIVQLARGKLLPVAGRLT; this is encoded by the coding sequence ATGAGCATCAACGCACGGGGACCCTGGGCTCCCGACATCTCCGTTCCGGCATCCTTTTTCGGGATCGTGCTCGGCGTGATTGCGCTGGGAAGCGACTGGCGCGCCGCGGCCGGGCTGTGGAACCTGCCTCACGGCATCGGAGAGGCGATCATGCTCGCCGGTGTTTGCATCTGGGGAGTGCTCGTGGCGGGATATGCCGCGAAGTGGATGTGGCACCGCGACGAGGCGCTTGCGGAAGCGGCGCATCCGATCCAGTGCTGCTTCATCGGCCTCGTGCCGGTCTCGACGCTGCTCGTCTCGACCGCGTTGCTTCCCTATTCGCGCGCGGCGGCGATCGGCCTCTTCGCCCTCGGCGCCGCAGGGAGCCTCGCCTTTTCGGTCTGGCGCCATGGCGGATTGTGGAAGGGAGGCCGCGATCCGTCGACCACCACGCCGGTGCTCTATCTTCCGGCGGTCGCCGGAAGCTTCGTCGTCGCCACGGCCGCCGGTGCCCTCGGGTGGACCGCTTGGGGGCAGCTCTTCTTCGGCGCGGGGCTCTTCGCGTGGCTCGCCCTGGAATCGGTGATCCTTCATCGGCTGCTCGTCGCCGATGCGCTTGCCGTGCCGCTGCTACCCACGCTCGGTATCCAGCTCGCCCCACCCGCCGTGGGACTCGTCGCCTACCTCAGCGTAACGGATGGGGATCCCGGTCTCGTGGCGCAGATGCTCTTCGGTTACGCGCTGCTGCAAGGGTTGATCGTGCTGCGGCTCCTGCCCTGGATCCGGCGACAGCCGTTCGCACCGTCGTACTGGGCTTTCACCTTCGGCATGGGCGCCTTGTCGCTGGCCGCCGAACGCATGGTGGCTCGCGGCGTGGCCGGACCGGTGACGATCCTCGCTCCGGTTCTCTTCGTCGTGGCGAACGTGGTGATCGGATCCATCGCGATCGGCTCGATCGTCCAGCTCGCACGCGGGAAACTGCTTCCCGTTGCCGGGAGACTGACGTGA
- a CDS encoding efflux RND transporter permease subunit has protein sequence MARFFINRPIFAIVIALIIMLAGGLSILTLPIDQYPPIAPPTVQISTTYPGASVNTVNNVVVQVIEQQMSGIDNLIYMSSVSDDTGQSTTTLTFTPGTNPDIAQVQVQNKLQLAVPLLPAQVQQAGVRVTKSTNAFLMFVGFISTDNSMSKFDIANYVVSHVQDPISRVNGVGNLNVNGTQYAMRIWLDLNKLNNYALTPLDVSAALLAQNVQISGGQLGGTPAVANQQLTATITEATLLSTPEQFGEIVLKALPDGSQVRLRDVARIALGAETFIIDNKYNGVPASAIGIQLATGANALDTANAVRAKIAELRPYFPHGLKDVYPNDVTPFIKISIQEVVKTLLEGIALVVLVMFLFLQNWRATLIPAIAVPVVLLGTFGLMAAVGFTINTLSMFGLVLAIGLLVDDAIVVVENVERVMSEEKLGPKEATEKAMSQITGALVGVAMVLSAVFVPVAMSSGTVGAIYRQFSLTIVAAMLLSVFVALTLTPALCATLLKASDREHAVRHGFFGWFNRVFERGRDRYAGGVRGVIARSAWAFAIYAAIVAAVGLLFVRLPTAFVPNEDQGYFFVQVQTPPGATQQRTGVVLDDVAQYLLKQESASVDAAFVINGNNFAGRGQSQGMVYVHLKDWGERSKDQTVQAVISRTAAQFRNYKDAIITPVNPPAIRGLGTSSGFDFELEDRAGLGYDALLKAKDQLIALAAKDPGLAQVRFNGVVDNPTFRIDVDREKASVLGVALSDIDQTFSVAWGSRYVNNFLDTDNRIKKVYVQADAQFRMNPEDLDRLYVRNSKGVMVPFSSFATGSWTYGPPQLQRYNGVAAMEIQGQAAPGKSAGQAMLAMEALAKQMPAGIGFEWTGISLQQQQAGSQAPYFYALSMLVVFLSLAALYESWSIPVSVMLVIPIGVLGALLAATLLGVPNGVYFQVAVLTTIGLGAKNAILIVEFARELREEGRSALEAAVEAAKIRMRPILMTSLAFLLGVLPLAIAAGAGSASQNEIGIAVIGGMLAATFLGPLLVPMFFEVVSRRFSRPNHEPAAAMATGD, from the coding sequence ATGGCCAGATTCTTCATCAACCGGCCGATCTTCGCGATCGTCATCGCGCTCATCATCATGCTGGCGGGCGGGCTGTCGATCCTCACGCTTCCGATCGATCAATACCCGCCCATCGCGCCGCCCACCGTGCAGATCAGCACGACCTACCCGGGCGCCTCGGTCAACACCGTCAACAATGTAGTCGTGCAGGTGATCGAGCAGCAGATGAGCGGCATCGACAACCTGATCTACATGTCGTCCGTGAGCGACGACACCGGCCAGTCCACCACGACCCTCACCTTCACGCCCGGCACCAACCCGGACATCGCGCAGGTGCAGGTGCAGAACAAGCTGCAGCTCGCCGTGCCGCTGCTTCCCGCGCAGGTTCAGCAGGCGGGCGTGCGCGTGACGAAATCCACCAACGCCTTCCTGATGTTCGTGGGCTTCATCTCCACCGACAACAGCATGTCGAAGTTCGACATCGCCAACTATGTGGTCTCGCATGTCCAGGATCCGATCAGCCGCGTAAACGGCGTCGGCAACCTCAACGTGAATGGGACCCAGTACGCGATGCGCATCTGGCTGGATCTCAACAAGCTGAACAACTACGCGCTGACGCCGCTCGACGTGAGCGCGGCGCTGCTCGCCCAAAACGTGCAGATTTCCGGGGGACAGCTGGGCGGCACGCCGGCGGTCGCCAACCAGCAGCTCACCGCGACGATCACGGAAGCGACGCTGCTCAGCACGCCGGAACAGTTCGGCGAGATCGTGCTCAAGGCCCTGCCCGACGGCTCCCAGGTTCGCCTTCGCGACGTGGCCCGTATCGCACTCGGCGCGGAGACCTTCATCATCGACAACAAGTACAACGGCGTTCCCGCTTCCGCGATCGGCATCCAGCTCGCGACGGGCGCGAACGCCCTCGACACGGCCAACGCCGTTCGCGCCAAGATCGCGGAGCTGAGGCCCTACTTTCCGCACGGGCTGAAGGACGTGTACCCGAACGACGTGACGCCGTTCATCAAGATCTCGATCCAGGAGGTGGTGAAGACGCTCCTCGAGGGGATCGCGCTCGTGGTCCTGGTGATGTTTCTCTTCCTGCAGAACTGGCGGGCCACTCTCATTCCCGCGATCGCGGTGCCGGTGGTGCTGCTCGGCACCTTCGGGCTCATGGCCGCGGTGGGCTTCACCATCAATACCCTTTCGATGTTCGGCCTGGTGCTGGCGATCGGTCTCCTCGTCGATGACGCCATCGTCGTGGTGGAGAACGTCGAGCGCGTGATGAGCGAGGAGAAGCTGGGCCCGAAGGAGGCGACCGAGAAGGCGATGAGCCAGATCACCGGCGCGCTGGTCGGCGTGGCAATGGTGCTGTCGGCGGTGTTCGTGCCGGTGGCCATGTCCAGCGGCACGGTGGGCGCCATCTACCGCCAGTTCTCGCTCACCATCGTCGCGGCGATGCTGCTGTCCGTATTCGTGGCGCTCACGCTCACGCCCGCGCTCTGCGCGACGCTCCTCAAGGCGTCGGATCGCGAGCATGCCGTGCGCCACGGATTCTTCGGGTGGTTCAACCGCGTCTTCGAGCGGGGACGCGACCGTTACGCCGGCGGCGTGCGCGGGGTGATCGCGCGGTCGGCGTGGGCTTTCGCCATCTACGCCGCGATCGTGGCCGCCGTGGGCCTGCTCTTCGTGCGGCTGCCCACCGCGTTCGTGCCGAACGAGGACCAGGGCTATTTCTTCGTCCAGGTGCAGACGCCGCCGGGCGCCACGCAGCAGCGCACCGGCGTCGTGCTCGACGACGTCGCGCAGTACCTCCTCAAGCAGGAATCGGCGAGCGTCGATGCCGCGTTCGTCATCAACGGCAACAACTTCGCCGGGCGCGGGCAGAGCCAGGGCATGGTCTACGTCCACCTGAAGGATTGGGGCGAGCGCAGCAAGGACCAGACGGTGCAGGCGGTGATCTCGCGCACCGCGGCGCAATTCAGGAACTACAAGGACGCGATCATCACCCCCGTGAACCCGCCGGCGATCCGCGGGCTGGGTACCTCCTCGGGCTTCGACTTCGAGCTGGAGGACCGCGCCGGATTGGGCTATGACGCGCTCCTCAAGGCGAAGGATCAGCTCATCGCCCTGGCGGCGAAGGACCCGGGCCTCGCGCAGGTGCGATTCAACGGCGTCGTCGACAACCCGACTTTCCGCATCGACGTGGACCGCGAGAAGGCCAGTGTCCTCGGCGTGGCCCTGAGCGACATCGACCAGACCTTCTCGGTCGCGTGGGGCTCGCGTTACGTGAACAACTTCCTCGACACCGATAACCGCATCAAGAAGGTGTACGTGCAGGCCGACGCGCAGTTCCGGATGAATCCCGAGGACCTGGACCGCCTCTACGTGCGCAACTCGAAGGGCGTGATGGTGCCGTTCTCCTCCTTCGCCACCGGCAGCTGGACTTACGGCCCGCCGCAGCTGCAGCGATACAACGGCGTAGCCGCCATGGAGATCCAGGGCCAGGCCGCGCCTGGCAAGAGCGCGGGGCAGGCGATGCTCGCCATGGAGGCGCTCGCGAAGCAAATGCCCGCGGGCATCGGCTTCGAATGGACCGGCATCTCGCTGCAGCAGCAGCAGGCGGGATCACAGGCGCCATACTTCTACGCGCTCTCGATGCTCGTGGTCTTCCTGAGCCTCGCCGCGCTCTACGAAAGCTGGTCGATCCCGGTCTCCGTGATGCTCGTGATCCCGATCGGCGTGTTGGGCGCGCTCCTCGCGGCGACGCTGTTGGGAGTACCGAACGGCGTCTATTTCCAGGTCGCGGTGCTCACCACGATCGGTCTGGGGGCCAAGAACGCCATCCTCATCGTGGAATTCGCGCGCGAGTTGCGCGAGGAGGGCCGCTCCGCCCTCGAGGCTGCGGTCGAGGCCGCGAAGATTCGGATGCGCCCGATCCTGATGACCTCCCTGGCGTTCCTCCTCGGCGTCCTTCCGCTCGCCATCGCGGCCGGCGCGGGATCGGCGAGCCAGAACGAGATCGGCATCGCCGTGATAGGCGGGATGCTGGCCGCGACTTTCCTCGGCCCGCTGCTCGTGCCGATGTTCTTCGAGGTGGTGAGCCGGAGATTCAGCCGCCCGAATCACGAACCGGCGGCCGCAATGGCGACGGGAGATTGA